In Triticum aestivum cultivar Chinese Spring chromosome 5B, IWGSC CS RefSeq v2.1, whole genome shotgun sequence, the following proteins share a genomic window:
- the LOC123112070 gene encoding protein disulfide-isomerase LQY1, chloroplastic, producing MPAIACGACAAAFPSSSHARSPPPPSVSYRKLVSPTPRRLGHRLAAPMASTVDSPGSSSDFAKRMDRAWLISKQPSPTSCSSCQSTGDVECRWCAGTGFFILGNNMLCEVPSKNTRCVICSGKGFSRCADCKGTGFRAKWLEEPPVDK from the exons ATGCCGGCGATCGCCTGCGGCGCCTGCGCGGCTGccttcccctcctcctcccacGCCCGTAGCCCTCCGCCGCCTTCCGTGAGCTACCGGAAGCTCGTCTCGCCCACCCCCAGGCGGCTAGGGCACCGGCTGGCCGCTCCCATGGCCTCCACCGTCGACTCGCCCGGCAGCTCCTCCGACTTCGCCAAGCGCATGGACCGCGCCTGGCTCATCTCCAAG CAACCAAGTCCGACTTCTTGTTCATCTTGTCAATCCACTGGCGATGTGGAGTGCAGGTGGTGTGCAGGCACAGGCTTCTTTATCCTTGGCAACAATATGTTGTGTGAAGTACCCTCGAAAAATACAAGATGTGTGATTTGCTCTGGAAAG GGCTTTTCACGTTGCGCTGATTGCAAAGGAACTGGGTTTCGCGCCAAGTGGCTTGAAGAGCCCCCTGTTGACAAATGA